The Nicotiana tabacum cultivar K326 chromosome 1, ASM71507v2, whole genome shotgun sequence genome segment CAAAAGTTTGCCTCAACTATGAGGAGGATTGCAAAAGTTTGCCTTTCTCTCAGTGCCTCAACTAATGTTGACCAACTTCTATCTTTTGTATCATCTAGTCCTAACTGTCCATTTGCACCTTTTCCCCATGTGTAAACGTTTCCCCTTGATGTTAGCACAACAACATGATAAGATCCTGAGGATATCTCTGTAACAAATTCCTCTAAGTTTTCCTTGCACAAGCACTAATGATTTGTCTTTGGATTATGGATTTCCCAGTTGACCGTGCATTGCACTTCCCATGGTAAAAACTTTTTCTGCGCTAGATAGTGCAGTAGTTAGGGTGCTTGCGTAGGAAACAACTTCCTTTATCCCCATTGCCCCATGTAAACAGCTTCCTAGCTGGATTATTGAATTTAAGACGATCAACAATGATTTCCACTACTACAATTGTATGCATACTGGAATAACCACATATTTACATAATACCAATACTGCTAAATGATTTCCACTACTGCAGCAATAATACCAATACTGCTGAATAACCACATGGTTATGGTAGCAACAATGCTGAATAACCACATATTTACATAGCCACATTGGAATATAGTTAAACAAACAAACATTCATATCCACCAAACCAAGATAACATGCATATCAGTTAAACCAACATAAAATTCACCAAAAATCAATCGTTTTGTGCATAATAGTTATCCATAAACTAAGTTCCTTAAGTTTTTCACAAAAATAATTAGCCAACTTATGCTAAATTTCAGCATTTGGTACAGGGACTCCTTCCCCATTTGGcttcatcttctttttcttttttcttacttCAGCTTGGAGCTGGCTAAGTGTAACTGCAGCTTTCCCCTTCCAAGTTGCCTTAGTTGGTGAGTAAGGCAAGTTTGTCGGCATAGACACTCCATCTGCACCCCCAGTAAATTGAATCCTTCTACTCCCAGTTGGTAGTTTTGCTTTCAGCCTTCTTTCCTTAAGTATTGATTGTGACTCAAAGATGATTTGTGGCCTCAACACTGGATCTTCCTCATCACCAATATCTGGACCATAGGCTTGTGATTGTTGTATTGTGACTTGAGAAGAGTAATCAGATTGTTGTGTTGTGACTTGAGAAGAGTAATCAGATTGTTGTGTTTGTACTTCAGTTTTAGATTGTTTTGTTTCCTCATCGCCAATATCTGGACCATCTTTGCTCTGTCAACCAAAGAATGAGTTAATAAGAAATTGTCATACTTTAAATTTCCATTATAAATTTGTTTTACCTTGAAACAAGTCCTAGAATTGTGGTTCTCTCCACCATATTTGTTGCATGTCATCACAGTTCCTTTCCTTGAATAACTCCACTCCCTTGCTTGCTTCATCAGGTTCTCTATTTCTCTTTACCTTGGGTCTGCCCACAGTCTTGGCAATTTCAGGTGGATCCATTGCTTGGCTAAGTTCAATTTTCCAGAATTTTATACCCCTAACTGGTTGAAACGTGTGCTTGTAAGTCAAGGAATATGCTTCTTTGCTATAGTACCAATGTATTTGTTCCTTAGTATCACCCTTTCAAAAGTAAGAAATAACACTAATTAGATAACTTGGAAAATATGAGCTTAAGTGAGAAAACTAACTTAAAATATTGCATACCCTATCATATATTATAGCTTTGATAGCATGGGGGCAAGGGATACCAGAAAGTTACCATAATCTACAAGTGCATTTTTTATGTTCAAGATCCACAGTATGTCTATCATCACCTTCTGTGATTTCGTATCCGAAGTCACCATTAAACTCAACCTTGCAATAATGAGAAATTGCCCTATAGTCATTGTATAGAATCAAATCACTTGGACTATAGTCACCATTCCATTTTCTGACAAAATAGATATAAAGAGTCAAATACAAGGAGTGTAAAATAGAAGCAGAACAGTTCATTATAACTAGCCATTACCTAATTTTATCTTCATTGATAGCCAACAAATTCATAACCTTTATTCTAATATCCTCGAGCATCTTGATAATTGGCATATGTCTAGCTTCAAGAATCTATGCATTAAACGACTCGGTGAAATTATTATCAACCATCATGTTTTTACATTGAGTGTCAAAATATGCTCTATACCAAGATTGTGGAGGATAATGTAGGAGATCTTTGGCAGCAGAGGCATCTTCATCCTCACATAGCTCTCCCATCGTTTTAGTTGATCTTTGAAATCTTCTTCATAAGTGCTCCAGGTACACCACCACAACAACTTCTTCATATGTCCACTTCTCCACTTCTTCTGCTAATTTTCCTCAATATGTCTTACGCAATACCTATGATGAGCTTTAGGAAGTATATTATGCACAACATCAATTAACCCCTATGATAAAACAGGAACAAACAATCATAAAAGGTAAAATATATAAGTGTATACAAGAGAATAATATAAATCAGAGATGAAAGTTGTAGTGTTTACCTTTTGCATATCTGAGATGAAAGTCACTCCTTGTCCATCATTTAGCTCCAGAGAAAGCTTCAAACACTCTAAAAACCAACCCCAACTCCTGGCAGTTTCCTTGTCTACCACAACCCATGCAAGAGGATAAAATTGGTTCATACAATCTTGACCAATAGCCACTACCAACTGACCCTTAAATCTACCCTTACGAAAGGTACCATCCAGCCCAATCAGTGGTCTTAAGTCACTTTTCCACCCATTTTTCAATGCATTGAAGCATATGTACATCcttaagaactttcttttccctTCTTCAAGAGCATTCTTTGATAAATTGATCACAAAATCACTGCGCGGATTAGATTGTCTTACTTTTTGTCCATAAGCCTCGAGTTTGTTAGAGTCATCAACAAAACTGCTCTCCAACTTCTTAAGAGCCAAACCCTTGGCCCTTTTGAGCTTACTTTTGGACATATTTAAATCAAAATCACTCTCCAACTCAGCTTTCATATCCTATAACTTGTACTTAGAACTGTATTGCACCTTTCTCTTAAAAAATTGGGCCAAAGTATTTTGATCAGCccaagcatttt includes the following:
- the LOC142162751 gene encoding uncharacterized protein LOC142162751 → MKAELESDFDLNMSKSKLKRAKGLALKKLESSFVDDSNKLEAYGQKVRQSNPRSDFVINLSKNALEEGKRKFLRMYICFNALKNGWKSDLRPLIGLDGTFRKGRFKGQLVVAIGQDCMNQFYPLAWVVVDKETARSWGWFLECLKLSLELNDGQGVTFISDMQKGLIDVVHNILPKAHHRYCVRHIEEN